In Penaeus monodon isolate SGIC_2016 chromosome 7, NSTDA_Pmon_1, whole genome shotgun sequence, the following are encoded in one genomic region:
- the LOC119575680 gene encoding uncharacterized protein LOC119575680 yields MFQEEWVFRGRLEQRPLASRFQKVSKGFKVYNHRYTDTNSYRSWLFKLLNYEIREKTKQLANTVLRKGAVILEKKYYVNKVNVLLSDHTKFRKLDNEPSSRIIQLEDKLKRMLKHLKDNDSISLKTYNQLRASGSLPGILYGLPNVHKPDEPVYSQTDDVAMGSPLGPTLVYALSFYHESEWISDYPYHFKPLLYKRYVDDIFLLFNDVSHVNMFLNYVNSKHDNISFSSEVEVNSSLSFLDIRLDHDHNTFKNSVYKKTTVTGVGLNYLMMFKVNAVRTLLHNCFQIVQTGIL; encoded by the exons ATGTTCCAGGAGGAATGGGTCTTTAGGGGAAGACTGGAACAAAGGCCTCTTGCCTCTCGGTTCCAAAAGGTGTCAAAAGGC TTTAAAGTGTATAACCATAGATACACTGACACCAACTCATACAGATCCTGGCTTTTCAAGCTCCTCAACTATGAAATTAGGGAAAAGACTAAACAACTTGCTAACACAGTGCTTA GAAAAGGCGCTGTGATcttagagaaaaaatattatgtcAATAAAGTAAATGTACTACTGTCAGACCATACGAAATTTAGAAAGTTAGATAATGAGCCATCTTCTAGGATTATTCAATTAGAGGATAAATTGAAAAGAATGCTGAAACATTTGAAAGATAATGACTCCATTTCCTTGAAAACATATAATCAACTCAGAGCATCTGGTTCTTTGCCTGGAATATTATATGGACTACCAAATGTTCATAAACCCGATGAACCG GTATACTCTCAAACTGATGACGTAGCAATGGGAAGCCCGCTAGGCCCAACTCTTGTGTatgctttatcattttatcatgagaGTGAATGGATATCAGACTACCCATATCATTTTAAACCATTGTTGTATAAAAGATATGTTGATGACATTTTCCTGTTGTTCAATGATGTTTCACATGTAAAcatgtttttaaattatgttaacTCTAAACATGACAACATATCTTTTTCTTCTGAAGTCGAAGTCAACAGCTCCCTGTCCTTTCTGGATATTAGACTTGACCATGATCATAATACCTTTAAAAACTCTGTGTACAAAAAAACTACTGTCACTGGTGTTGGCTTAAATTACTTGATGATGTTTAAAGTTAATGCAGTCAGAACATTGTTGCACAATTGTTTTCAAATTGTTCAGACTGGCATTCTATAA